From Acidobacteriota bacterium, a single genomic window includes:
- the ppdK gene encoding pyruvate, phosphate dikinase, with amino-acid sequence MAKKTTKKTAKLRTTRKPVVRKPVKTVAPKKVAPAKKYVYAFAAGKAEGDRTMKDILGGKGAGLAEMTNAGLPVPPGFTISTAACNLWYDEGRRLPQAIDDEMMAHVRKLERVAGSTFGSTTNPLLVSVRSGAKFSMPGMMDTILNLGLNDAAVEGLKARTSNGRFAFDSYRRFIQMYGNVVLEIPKEKFEHEFEAVKHANGAKFDTDLGEDQLREVVSRYRAVVKRETHKDFPQDPLVQLRGARNAVFRSWNNARAISYRRIYEIPDHIGTAVNVQKMVFGNSGERSATGVGFTRNPATGAKEFFGEFLINAQGEDVVSGVRTPRPITELADVMPKAYKQLRDFTTRLERHYKDIQDFEFTIEDEKLFMLQTRSGKRTGYAAVCIATDFVKEKLLKPAEALLLVEPSSLSQLLSPVFDPAEWKKLPVAAKGLPASPGAASGQVVFSADQAVAWTAQGKKVLLVRKETVPDDIHGMEVAQGVLTATGGMTSHAAVVGRQMGRPSVVGAGALEIDERAKVFSVGGATINEGDYVSFDGLSGEVKLGRVATKPSEILQVLAGEMKPGDSDIYQRFSTLLGWADKVRTLGIRANADQPDQSELAYAFGARGIGLCRTEHMFFGEGRIEKVQRMILADNEKDRRTALSELLPLQRADFYGVFKAMHGEPVTIRTIDPPLHEFLPKREDLMVEIAKLEVTGGNPAELTAKRTLLHRVEQLHEFNPMLGHRGVRLGITYPEITEMQARAIFEAACQLAKEGFKVTPEVMIPLVGLVKELRDQKVIVDRVAAEVMKEQGVKITYLVGTMIEVPRGAVTADEIATEAQFFSFGTNDLTQMTFGFSRDDIGKFLGSYLERKIMDRDPFQSIDTVGVGQLVAMAVEKGRKARPGIKLGVCGEHGGDPSSIHFFHKVGLNYVSASPYRVPVARLAAAHAALAVKVGD; translated from the coding sequence ATGGCCAAGAAGACGACGAAGAAGACAGCGAAACTAAGGACAACCCGGAAACCGGTGGTCAGGAAACCCGTAAAGACGGTCGCCCCGAAAAAGGTCGCGCCTGCGAAGAAATACGTGTACGCGTTTGCGGCCGGGAAAGCAGAAGGGGACCGCACCATGAAGGACATCCTCGGCGGCAAAGGCGCTGGCCTCGCCGAGATGACGAATGCCGGACTGCCGGTGCCACCCGGATTCACGATTTCCACTGCGGCGTGCAACCTGTGGTACGACGAGGGCCGACGGCTTCCGCAGGCTATCGATGACGAGATGATGGCTCACGTGCGAAAGCTCGAGCGGGTGGCCGGATCCACCTTCGGCTCCACCACCAATCCACTGCTCGTGTCGGTGCGTTCCGGGGCGAAGTTCTCGATGCCTGGCATGATGGACACGATCCTCAATCTCGGCCTGAACGACGCCGCTGTCGAAGGCCTCAAGGCGCGGACGTCCAATGGCCGGTTCGCGTTTGACAGCTATCGCCGGTTCATCCAGATGTACGGCAACGTCGTGCTCGAGATTCCGAAGGAGAAGTTCGAGCACGAGTTCGAAGCCGTCAAGCACGCCAACGGGGCGAAGTTCGACACCGATCTCGGAGAAGATCAGCTCCGCGAGGTCGTCTCCCGCTACAGGGCCGTCGTCAAGCGCGAGACGCACAAGGACTTTCCGCAGGATCCGCTCGTGCAGTTGCGGGGCGCGCGCAACGCCGTGTTCCGCTCGTGGAACAACGCGCGGGCGATTTCTTACCGCCGCATCTACGAGATTCCCGACCACATCGGCACAGCCGTCAACGTGCAGAAGATGGTGTTTGGGAATTCCGGCGAGCGTTCGGCGACCGGCGTCGGCTTTACCCGCAACCCGGCGACCGGGGCGAAGGAGTTCTTCGGCGAGTTCCTCATCAATGCCCAGGGCGAGGACGTCGTCTCGGGAGTCCGCACTCCGCGACCGATCACCGAACTGGCCGACGTGATGCCGAAGGCCTACAAGCAGTTGCGCGACTTCACGACGCGGCTGGAGCGGCACTACAAGGATATTCAGGACTTCGAGTTCACGATCGAGGACGAGAAGCTGTTCATGTTGCAGACGCGCAGCGGCAAGCGCACGGGCTATGCGGCAGTCTGCATCGCCACCGACTTCGTCAAGGAGAAGCTGCTGAAGCCGGCCGAGGCTCTGCTGCTGGTTGAGCCGTCGTCGCTGTCGCAGTTGCTCTCGCCCGTGTTCGACCCCGCCGAGTGGAAGAAGCTCCCGGTGGCAGCCAAGGGGCTCCCGGCGTCGCCGGGTGCAGCCTCGGGGCAGGTCGTGTTCAGCGCCGACCAGGCGGTGGCCTGGACGGCGCAGGGCAAGAAGGTTCTCCTCGTGCGGAAGGAGACCGTGCCGGACGACATCCATGGCATGGAAGTGGCGCAGGGCGTGCTCACCGCCACGGGTGGGATGACTTCGCATGCCGCCGTTGTGGGCCGGCAGATGGGACGGCCGTCGGTGGTTGGCGCCGGGGCGCTCGAGATTGACGAGAGAGCCAAGGTGTTTTCGGTGGGCGGCGCGACGATCAACGAAGGCGACTACGTGTCGTTTGACGGCTTGTCGGGCGAAGTGAAGCTCGGCAGGGTCGCCACCAAACCGAGCGAGATCCTGCAGGTGCTGGCCGGCGAGATGAAGCCGGGAGACTCCGACATCTACCAGCGCTTCAGCACGCTGCTGGGATGGGCGGATAAGGTCCGCACATTGGGGATCCGCGCCAACGCCGACCAGCCCGATCAGTCGGAGTTGGCGTACGCCTTCGGTGCCCGTGGGATCGGCTTGTGCCGCACCGAGCACATGTTCTTCGGCGAGGGCCGTATCGAGAAGGTGCAGCGGATGATCCTCGCCGACAACGAGAAGGACCGCCGGACGGCGCTCTCGGAACTGCTGCCGCTACAGCGTGCCGACTTCTACGGCGTCTTCAAGGCGATGCACGGCGAGCCGGTGACGATTCGCACGATCGACCCGCCGCTGCACGAGTTCCTGCCGAAGCGCGAAGATCTCATGGTGGAGATCGCGAAACTCGAGGTGACGGGCGGGAATCCGGCCGAGTTGACGGCCAAGCGGACGCTGCTGCATCGGGTCGAGCAGTTGCACGAATTCAATCCGATGCTGGGCCACCGTGGCGTGCGCCTCGGGATCACGTATCCGGAAATCACCGAGATGCAGGCGCGGGCCATCTTCGAGGCGGCGTGCCAGTTGGCCAAGGAGGGCTTCAAGGTCACACCCGAGGTCATGATTCCCCTCGTCGGTCTCGTCAAGGAACTTCGCGATCAGAAAGTCATCGTCGACCGCGTGGCCGCGGAGGTGATGAAGGAGCAGGGCGTCAAGATCACCTACCTCGTGGGCACGATGATCGAGGTGCCGCGAGGAGCGGTGACCGCCGACGAGATCGCCACCGAGGCGCAGTTTTTCTCGTTCGGCACCAATGACCTGACGCAGATGACCTTCGGGTTCTCGCGTGACGATATCGGGAAGTTCCTGGGCAGCTACCTGGAACGCAAGATCATGGATCGCGACCCGTTCCAGTCGATTGACACGGTCGGCGTCGGGCAGCTTGTGGCGATGGCCGTGGAGAAGGGACGCAAGGCGCGGCCGGGCATCAAGCTCGGTGTCTGCGGCGAGCACGGCGGCGATCCTTCGTCTATCCACTTCTTCCACAAGGTGGGTCTCAACTACGTCAGCGCGTCACCGTATCGCGTGCCGGTGGCCCGGCTTGCGGCCGCACACGCAGCGCTCGCGGTCAAGGTCGGCGACTAG
- the glyS gene encoding glycine--tRNA ligase subunit beta yields the protein MDRELLIELGCEEIPASWLPPLTEQLGERTSARLTELRLLPEAPVETYSTPRRLTVRVGRIAERQTDLEEVLMGPPVTASFGKDGQPTPAAAGFARKQGVEVTGLERVETPKGVYLAFRRHVRGKAAIDVLPDVLTGVLRDLTFPKQMHWDAMLDDGRGELLFGRPIRWILYLYGGRVVPFAIGRLDAAQCGLVQEIRSGAVTYGHRFLATSGRAGRAIKVRSFDEYKSKLAENFVILEREERHAKIGRELDAHARRLGGHVSQAAATGSRLLHEVPDLVEYPSVVAGSFAAEFLQLPEEVLTTTMIHHQHFFPVVNDHGRLLPAFLAVVNTEPDDDRTIARNLERVLVARLRDARFFWDADRRMPLESRLPRLDTILFHKRLGSYRAKAERLEKLAGWIAGEVFSVPSAVATARQAGRLAKVDLATDMVRELTELQGTMGGVYAREEGLSEDVWRAIYYHYLPVGVEADAPPARADLRSAAVTWAAVSVADKLDTVVGLIAAGERPTGTRDPYGLRRQSQGLLRTIIDLPELTGLELPIPMDRLIAETRAGVGTIDQRNDDPQAWHKAVTTFLLDRLRYIFEQRGFAYDELNAVLGGRTSVPDPLDMRRRLEALRATRDSEDFGALAVAFKRVKNLSRELKREPVDCLDRLTEPAESALVTDYAQRSVQIREALKARQYGQAFRVAAGFRAAIDRFFTDIFVMVEDAELRDQRLSLLCKLHELLLELADISEIVPKSVS from the coding sequence ATGGATCGTGAGCTGTTGATCGAACTGGGTTGCGAGGAGATTCCGGCGAGCTGGCTGCCTCCGTTGACCGAACAACTGGGCGAACGCACATCCGCCCGCCTGACCGAGTTGCGGCTTCTTCCCGAAGCGCCGGTCGAGACCTACAGCACACCGCGCCGGCTGACGGTGCGCGTGGGCCGGATTGCCGAGCGTCAGACCGACCTCGAAGAGGTGTTGATGGGGCCGCCGGTGACCGCGTCGTTCGGGAAGGATGGCCAGCCGACGCCGGCCGCGGCAGGCTTCGCGCGGAAACAGGGTGTCGAGGTGACCGGCCTCGAACGGGTGGAGACGCCCAAAGGCGTCTACCTGGCGTTCAGAAGGCACGTGCGAGGAAAAGCCGCGATCGACGTGTTGCCCGACGTGCTCACCGGCGTGCTGCGCGACCTGACGTTCCCAAAGCAGATGCACTGGGATGCCATGCTGGACGATGGGCGCGGTGAGCTGCTGTTTGGCCGTCCGATCCGCTGGATCCTGTATCTCTACGGCGGTCGGGTGGTGCCGTTTGCGATTGGCCGTCTCGACGCCGCGCAGTGCGGGCTCGTGCAGGAAATCCGCTCCGGCGCAGTGACCTACGGCCACAGATTCCTGGCGACCAGCGGCAGGGCCGGACGCGCCATCAAGGTTCGCTCGTTTGACGAGTACAAGAGCAAGCTCGCTGAGAACTTCGTGATCCTCGAGCGGGAAGAGCGGCACGCGAAGATTGGCCGCGAACTCGATGCCCACGCCAGGCGGCTCGGCGGCCACGTGAGCCAGGCCGCCGCGACCGGGTCCCGGTTGCTGCACGAGGTGCCGGACCTGGTCGAGTACCCCTCGGTGGTGGCGGGCAGCTTCGCGGCGGAGTTCCTGCAGCTGCCGGAGGAGGTGCTGACCACCACGATGATTCATCATCAGCATTTCTTCCCGGTGGTCAATGATCACGGTCGCCTGCTGCCGGCGTTTCTGGCGGTCGTCAACACGGAACCAGACGACGACCGGACCATCGCGAGGAATCTCGAACGCGTGCTGGTCGCGCGGTTGCGCGACGCCAGGTTCTTCTGGGATGCGGATCGCCGGATGCCGCTCGAATCGCGCTTGCCCAGGCTCGACACGATTCTCTTCCACAAGCGGCTGGGCAGCTATCGCGCCAAGGCGGAACGGCTGGAGAAGCTGGCGGGATGGATCGCTGGCGAGGTGTTCTCGGTGCCATCGGCTGTCGCGACGGCGCGTCAGGCCGGTCGACTGGCCAAAGTCGATCTCGCCACCGATATGGTCCGTGAGTTGACCGAGCTGCAGGGCACGATGGGTGGGGTCTATGCGCGCGAGGAAGGGCTGAGCGAGGACGTCTGGCGCGCCATCTACTATCACTACCTGCCGGTTGGCGTCGAAGCGGACGCGCCGCCAGCCCGGGCGGACCTGCGGTCGGCCGCCGTCACGTGGGCGGCCGTCTCGGTGGCGGACAAGCTCGACACGGTCGTGGGTCTGATTGCTGCGGGTGAGCGTCCGACCGGGACGCGCGATCCGTACGGCCTGCGCCGCCAATCACAGGGACTGCTGCGGACGATCATCGACCTGCCGGAACTGACGGGCCTCGAACTGCCGATTCCCATGGATCGGCTCATCGCTGAGACGCGCGCCGGCGTGGGAACAATCGACCAGCGAAACGACGATCCACAGGCCTGGCACAAGGCCGTCACGACGTTCCTGCTGGACCGGCTGCGGTACATCTTCGAGCAGCGCGGCTTCGCGTACGACGAGCTCAATGCCGTCCTGGGCGGGCGGACGAGCGTTCCCGATCCGCTCGACATGCGCCGGCGCCTCGAGGCGCTTCGCGCGACGCGCGATTCGGAGGATTTCGGGGCGCTCGCCGTGGCGTTCAAGCGCGTCAAGAACCTCTCGCGCGAGTTGAAGCGCGAGCCGGTCGATTGTCTGGATCGGTTGACGGAGCCGGCCGAATCGGCGCTCGTGACCGACTACGCGCAGCGCTCAGTGCAGATTCGCGAGGCGCTCAAGGCCAGGCAATACGGACAGGCATTCCGCGTGGCCGCCGGGTTCAGGGCCGCCATAGATCGGTTCTTCACCGATATCTTCGTGATGGTGGAGGACGCCGAGTTGCGCGACCAGCGATTGAGCCTGCTGTGCAAGCTGCACGAGTTGCTGCTGGAACTGGCCGACATTTCCGAGATTGTCCCCAAGTCTGTGTCATAA
- a CDS encoding glycine--tRNA ligase subunit alpha — protein MTFQDLISTLSQFWASQGCLIQQPLDLEVGAGTSHPETTLRVLGPKHWNVAYVQPSRRPDDGRFGENPNRLFKHHQFQVIMKPAPDEIQHLYLQSLEACGIEPRHHDIRFEEDNWESPTLGAWGIGWQVMLDGLEITQFTYFQQVGGIDLAPVSVEITYGLERIAMFLQRVDNVYDLQWAPGVSYGEVRLRDEIEQSKYAFGQVDMPQDAFVALHRDLFDKYYGLSEVLLRSGLVLPALEHCLKCSHLFNVLDASGGIGVTERTAYILRVRQLAVAIARAYADGETRKPEVAASGAV, from the coding sequence GTGACCTTCCAAGACCTCATCTCCACACTCTCCCAGTTCTGGGCGTCGCAAGGCTGCCTGATCCAGCAACCGCTCGACCTCGAGGTCGGCGCGGGGACCTCGCATCCGGAAACGACGCTGCGCGTGCTCGGGCCGAAACACTGGAACGTGGCGTACGTGCAGCCGTCGCGGCGCCCCGATGACGGGCGCTTCGGCGAGAATCCGAACCGGCTGTTCAAGCACCACCAGTTCCAGGTGATCATGAAGCCGGCTCCTGACGAGATTCAGCATCTCTACCTGCAGAGCCTCGAGGCCTGCGGCATCGAGCCGCGCCACCACGACATCAGGTTCGAGGAAGACAACTGGGAGTCGCCGACGCTTGGGGCGTGGGGCATTGGCTGGCAGGTGATGCTCGACGGCCTCGAGATCACCCAGTTCACGTACTTCCAGCAGGTCGGGGGCATCGATCTCGCTCCGGTGTCGGTCGAGATCACGTACGGCCTCGAGCGCATCGCGATGTTCCTCCAGCGCGTCGACAACGTCTACGACCTGCAGTGGGCGCCAGGCGTGAGCTACGGCGAGGTGCGCCTGCGCGACGAGATCGAACAGTCGAAATACGCGTTCGGTCAGGTGGACATGCCGCAGGACGCGTTCGTCGCGCTGCACCGGGACTTGTTCGATAAGTACTACGGGCTCTCGGAAGTCCTGCTGCGATCAGGGCTGGTGCTGCCGGCGCTGGAACATTGCCTGAAGTGTTCGCACCTGTTCAATGTGCTGGACGCGAGCGGCGGGATCGGCGTCACCGAGCGCACGGCCTATATCCTTCGCGTGCGGCAGTTGGCGGTGGCGATCGCCAGGGCGTACGCCGACGGTGAAACCAGGAAGCCTGAGGTCGCCGCATCCGGCGCCGTGTGA
- the recO gene encoding DNA repair protein RecO: MPLYTTEAIILRTYKLGEVDRIVVFLTRDRGKRRGVAQGARRMRSRFGGALEPLTRVGVTYFEKESRDLVSLNYAEPISSPLMWSGSDALGYAGYFAELIDEWAPEADPNETLYRLGSAVVDALVAGASVEPLARYFEYWLLRLQGVYPSVLACGTCGDTLGRDEATAAVLMPGDHQYLCAGCARGSAGSAVALSGESVAFLRASGTMSPGRIGAATVSERALRELEAVHRALIATHLEKEIKSVRVLREIRGRG, from the coding sequence ATGCCGCTCTATACGACCGAAGCGATCATCCTTCGCACCTACAAGCTCGGCGAGGTCGATCGCATCGTCGTCTTTCTGACGCGGGATCGCGGCAAGCGCAGGGGAGTCGCCCAGGGTGCCAGGCGCATGCGCTCCCGCTTCGGCGGGGCGCTCGAGCCGCTGACCCGCGTCGGCGTGACGTACTTCGAGAAAGAGAGCCGAGATCTCGTCTCCCTGAACTACGCGGAGCCGATCAGTTCGCCGCTCATGTGGAGCGGAAGCGACGCGCTGGGCTACGCCGGGTACTTTGCCGAGTTGATCGACGAGTGGGCGCCCGAGGCCGATCCCAACGAAACGTTGTATCGCCTCGGCAGTGCGGTGGTCGATGCGCTGGTGGCGGGCGCTTCGGTCGAGCCGCTGGCGCGGTATTTCGAGTACTGGTTGCTGCGGCTGCAGGGTGTCTACCCGTCGGTGCTGGCCTGTGGGACGTGCGGCGACACGCTTGGACGAGACGAGGCCACGGCGGCCGTGCTGATGCCGGGTGACCACCAGTACCTGTGCGCAGGATGCGCCCGGGGATCGGCGGGAAGCGCCGTGGCGCTGTCGGGCGAATCGGTCGCGTTTCTCCGGGCCTCGGGCACGATGTCGCCCGGGCGGATTGGCGCGGCCACGGTGTCAGAGCGGGCGCTCAGGGAACTCGAGGCGGTGCATCGGGCCTTGATCGCGACGCACCTGGAGAAAGAGATCAAGTCCGTGCGCGTGCTGCGCGAAATCCGCGGGCGCGGGTAG
- the era gene encoding GTPase Era, protein MSKAGLVALVGRPNAGKSTLLNALVGTKIAIVSDKPQTTRTRIVGVRNLPEGQVVFVDTPGIHRPLHRMNVRMVDVAVQSMNHADLVCAVADASQPIGGGDEYLAGLLGKVTVPLVLALNKMDLVEKTALLPQMQRWGRLSRFADIVPVSALTGDNVDRLGQVFLQHLPEGDPLYPADFVTDQPERVYVAEIVREKLLQHTRDELPFTSAVLVDHFEEADDRGIIRLYCTIVVDRESQKPIIIGRAGSMIKQIGTEARVELESFFATKVFLDLRVKTRAGWREDSRVLDQLGVIDDD, encoded by the coding sequence ATGAGCAAGGCCGGATTGGTGGCGCTCGTGGGCCGTCCCAACGCCGGAAAGTCCACGTTGCTCAATGCCCTGGTCGGCACCAAGATCGCGATCGTGTCCGACAAGCCGCAAACCACGCGCACCCGCATCGTGGGGGTGCGCAATCTGCCAGAGGGGCAGGTGGTCTTCGTCGACACGCCCGGCATCCACCGGCCACTCCATCGGATGAACGTCCGCATGGTCGACGTGGCGGTACAGAGCATGAACCACGCCGACCTGGTGTGCGCAGTCGCGGACGCCAGCCAACCCATTGGCGGCGGAGACGAGTACCTGGCTGGCCTCCTTGGCAAGGTGACCGTGCCGCTGGTGCTCGCCCTCAACAAGATGGATCTGGTCGAGAAGACGGCGCTCCTGCCGCAGATGCAGCGGTGGGGACGGCTGTCGCGCTTTGCGGACATCGTGCCCGTTTCGGCGCTCACCGGCGACAACGTCGACCGGCTTGGCCAGGTATTCCTCCAGCATCTGCCCGAGGGGGATCCGCTCTATCCTGCCGACTTCGTCACCGACCAACCCGAGCGGGTCTACGTGGCGGAAATCGTCCGGGAGAAACTGCTGCAGCACACGCGCGACGAACTGCCGTTCACGAGCGCGGTCCTGGTCGACCACTTCGAAGAGGCGGACGACCGTGGCATCATCCGCCTCTACTGCACGATTGTCGTCGACCGCGAATCCCAGAAGCCGATTATCATCGGCCGTGCCGGCAGCATGATCAAGCAGATTGGGACCGAAGCGCGCGTCGAACTCGAGTCGTTCTTCGCCACGAAGGTCTTCCTCGATCTCCGCGTCAAAACGCGGGCCGGCTGGCGGGAGGATTCCCGCGTCCTGGACCAGTTGGGCGTCATCGACGACGACTGA
- the ybeY gene encoding rRNA maturation RNase YbeY, with the protein MARPAQARRGALKVEVTCHTRRPIRAVGLASWLSRVAPASVRGEVSVALVSDARVKALNRAYRGLDYATDVLSFPAADVGPNPGVSADLRRAMPTPLAPGSYEGGQCWAPFLGDIVIAVGVAARQAAAFGHAFGTELRVLALHGLLHLIGYDHEQDQGEMAMLEARLRGRGGLRTGLIERARATGSARKGRRS; encoded by the coding sequence ATGGCCCGACCAGCACAGGCGCGCCGCGGGGCACTTAAGGTCGAGGTGACGTGCCATACTCGTCGCCCCATCCGGGCCGTTGGCCTGGCGTCGTGGTTGTCGCGCGTGGCTCCGGCGAGCGTCCGAGGCGAGGTCTCGGTGGCCCTCGTGAGCGATGCGAGGGTAAAGGCACTCAATCGCGCCTACCGCGGACTCGACTACGCGACCGATGTGCTGTCGTTTCCCGCCGCTGACGTCGGCCCGAACCCGGGCGTCTCGGCTGACCTGCGGCGAGCCATGCCGACGCCCCTGGCGCCCGGTTCCTACGAAGGCGGGCAGTGCTGGGCGCCCTTTCTGGGGGACATCGTCATTGCCGTTGGTGTCGCTGCGCGGCAGGCGGCTGCGTTCGGTCACGCATTTGGCACCGAGCTTCGGGTGTTGGCGCTGCACGGGTTGCTTCATCTGATCGGGTACGACCACGAACAGGACCAGGGAGAGATGGCGATGCTCGAAGCACGGTTGCGTGGGCGGGGCGGGCTTCGGACCGGCCTCATCGAGCGCGCCCGGGCCACTGGATCGGCGCGAAAGGGGCGCCGCTCATGA
- a CDS encoding PhoH family protein → MPDETRTIALPDEGLDAIFGRLDENLRFIESSARVRLSTQGHNLLAEGDAAGVARVERLLTQLVALQQEGYRISNGDVRTAWELQTQDPAVELRDYFLKASTRTTGRRQVAAKSINQRKYLEAIDRYDIVFGVGPAGTGKTYLAMAQAVSFLLAKKVSRIILARPAVEAGERLGFLPGDLQEKVNPYLRPLYDALYDMLDGERVERLIDRGTIEIAPLAFMRGRTLNDAFVILDEAQNTTTEQMKMFLTRLGFGSKAVITGDITQIDLPAGKTSGLIEAIRVVGQVEGLAFVYFDERDVVRHKLVQLIVKAYEAYSTANGGGKRTD, encoded by the coding sequence ATGCCTGACGAAACCCGCACCATCGCGCTGCCCGACGAGGGATTGGACGCGATCTTCGGCCGCTTAGACGAGAACCTGAGGTTCATCGAATCATCGGCCCGCGTTCGCCTCAGCACGCAGGGACACAACCTGCTGGCCGAAGGAGATGCCGCAGGCGTGGCACGCGTCGAGCGCCTGCTCACCCAGTTGGTCGCGCTGCAGCAGGAGGGGTATCGCATCTCGAATGGCGATGTCAGGACCGCGTGGGAGTTGCAGACGCAGGATCCGGCCGTCGAGCTGCGCGACTACTTCCTGAAGGCGTCGACTCGGACCACCGGGCGGCGACAGGTGGCCGCCAAGAGCATCAACCAGCGGAAGTACCTCGAGGCGATCGATCGCTACGACATCGTGTTCGGCGTCGGTCCCGCCGGCACCGGCAAGACCTACCTGGCCATGGCGCAGGCCGTCTCGTTCCTGTTGGCCAAGAAAGTGAGCCGGATCATCCTGGCCCGGCCCGCTGTCGAAGCCGGTGAGCGGCTGGGGTTTCTTCCTGGCGATCTGCAGGAGAAGGTGAATCCCTACCTCCGCCCGCTCTACGACGCGCTCTACGACATGCTGGACGGCGAGCGCGTCGAGCGGCTGATTGACCGGGGCACCATCGAGATTGCGCCGCTGGCGTTTATGCGCGGCCGCACGCTCAATGACGCCTTTGTCATCCTGGACGAGGCGCAGAACACGACGACCGAGCAGATGAAGATGTTCCTCACGCGCCTGGGATTCGGATCGAAGGCCGTGATTACCGGAGACATCACGCAGATCGATCTGCCGGCCGGCAAGACGTCCGGCCTGATCGAGGCGATCAGGGTCGTCGGCCAGGTCGAGGGCCTCGCGTTCGTCTATTTCGACGAACGCGACGTGGTGCGTCACAAGCTCGTGCAGTTGATCGTGAAGGCGTACGAGGCGTACTCGACCGCCAATGGCGGCGGCAAGCGCACGGACTGA
- the aspS gene encoding aspartate--tRNA ligase, which produces MVDKLGNWARTHTCGELRAADIGQEVLLLGWVHRARDLGALVFIDVRDRHGLTQVVVDSTDVLEKAKHLRAEFVIGVKGRVRSRAADALNAKMPTGEIEVHAAEIKVLSEAAVPPFVIADDVAASEELRLRYRYLDLRRPKLQANLGLRHKVTMAVRKYFDSQGFWEIETPVLTKSTPEGARDYLVPSRIHPGEFYALPQSPQIFKQILMIAGTDRYFQIVKCFRDEDLRADRQPEFTQIDVEMSFATRDLVFSVIEPLIAEVLKVIGRDITTPFPRMPYAEAIARYGSDKPDLRVGMAIADLAPAFADTSFSVFRDAMAGGGVVRGFVVPGGAAYSRKQLDALGEQAKALGAGGLVWARRSGDTVQSSALKAAGESAIRAALDLAGAGAADLLLMGCGQADATSKMLGHLRLNVARDQGWLKIDDFAFTWVVDFPLFEWDDEEKRWAAMHHPFTSPIEAHMDQMEQDPGHVLAQAYDLVINGSEIGGGSIRIHDSALQQRMFRTLGISDEDAKLRFGFFLEALEYGTPPHGGIALGVDRIIAILAGEPSIRDVMAFPKTAQAVDLMSGAPSTVDARQLRELRLRSDA; this is translated from the coding sequence GTGGTCGACAAACTCGGGAACTGGGCTCGGACACATACGTGCGGGGAGCTTCGTGCGGCCGATATCGGTCAGGAGGTGCTCCTGCTGGGATGGGTGCACCGCGCGCGCGACCTCGGGGCACTGGTGTTCATCGACGTCAGGGATCGCCACGGTCTGACGCAGGTCGTGGTCGACTCGACCGACGTGCTCGAGAAGGCGAAGCACCTGCGCGCTGAGTTCGTCATCGGTGTGAAGGGCCGGGTCCGCTCGCGCGCCGCCGACGCGCTGAACGCGAAGATGCCGACCGGCGAGATCGAGGTGCACGCGGCCGAAATCAAGGTGCTGAGCGAGGCCGCTGTTCCGCCGTTTGTGATCGCCGACGACGTGGCCGCCTCCGAGGAATTGCGGCTGCGGTACCGCTACCTCGACTTGCGGCGCCCGAAGCTCCAGGCCAACCTCGGCCTGCGGCACAAGGTGACCATGGCGGTGCGGAAGTACTTCGACAGCCAGGGATTCTGGGAGATTGAGACGCCCGTTCTGACCAAGTCGACCCCCGAGGGGGCACGCGACTATCTGGTTCCCAGCCGGATTCATCCCGGTGAGTTCTACGCGTTGCCGCAATCGCCGCAGATCTTCAAGCAGATCCTGATGATCGCGGGCACGGATCGCTACTTCCAGATCGTGAAGTGCTTCCGCGACGAGGACCTGCGCGCCGATCGGCAGCCCGAGTTCACCCAGATTGACGTGGAGATGTCGTTTGCGACGCGCGACCTGGTGTTCAGCGTCATTGAGCCGCTTATCGCCGAGGTGCTCAAAGTGATCGGGCGAGACATCACGACGCCGTTTCCGCGGATGCCGTACGCGGAGGCCATCGCCAGGTACGGATCGGACAAGCCAGACCTGCGGGTGGGGATGGCGATTGCCGATCTCGCACCCGCGTTTGCCGACACCAGCTTCAGCGTCTTCCGGGACGCGATGGCTGGCGGAGGCGTGGTCCGGGGATTCGTGGTGCCGGGCGGGGCCGCGTATTCGCGCAAGCAACTCGACGCGCTCGGTGAGCAGGCGAAGGCCCTCGGCGCGGGCGGGCTCGTGTGGGCGAGGCGAAGCGGCGACACGGTGCAGAGTTCGGCACTCAAGGCGGCCGGCGAATCCGCGATCCGCGCCGCGCTCGATCTCGCCGGCGCAGGTGCCGCCGACCTGTTGCTGATGGGCTGCGGCCAGGCCGACGCGACCTCGAAGATGCTCGGGCACCTGCGGCTGAACGTCGCCCGCGATCAGGGCTGGCTCAAGATCGACGACTTCGCGTTCACGTGGGTCGTCGACTTCCCGCTCTTCGAGTGGGATGACGAAGAGAAGCGGTGGGCCGCGATGCACCATCCGTTCACCTCGCCGATCGAAGCGCACATGGATCAGATGGAGCAGGATCCCGGCCACGTGCTCGCCCAGGCGTACGACCTTGTGATCAATGGGAGCGAGATTGGCGGCGGCAGCATCCGCATCCACGACAGCGCGCTCCAGCAGCGGATGTTCAGAACGCTCGGCATCAGCGACGAGGACGCGAAGCTCCGGTTCGGATTCTTTCTCGAGGCCCTGGAGTACGGCACGCCGCCGCACGGCGGGATTGCGCTCGGCGTCGATCGCATCATCGCGATTCTTGCGGGAGAGCCGTCCATCCGCGATGTGATGGCGTTCCCGAAGACCGCGCAGGCGGTAGACCTGATGTCGGGGGCGCCATCAACGGTCGACGCCCGCCAGCTGCGTGAACTGCGGTTGCGATCGGACGCGTGA